One genomic segment of Prochlorococcus marinus str. MIT 0919 includes these proteins:
- a CDS encoding NAD(P) transhydrogenase subunit alpha: MSFLSEALWVLLLGSLLGLELIGKVPPTLHTPLMSGANAISGITILAALTLIIKAGDNTALLVMGSVSLGFALFNVVGGFLVTDRMLAMFSRKTSRK, from the coding sequence ATGTCTTTTTTAAGTGAAGCACTTTGGGTACTTTTGCTAGGAAGTCTTCTTGGATTGGAATTAATTGGGAAGGTCCCTCCTACTTTGCACACACCACTTATGAGTGGAGCTAATGCTATTTCAGGAATTACTATTCTTGCTGCGCTTACTTTAATAATTAAGGCAGGAGATAATACTGCTTTGTTAGTTATGGGGTCGGTTTCTCTTGGGTTCGCTTTATTCAATGTCGTAGGAGGCTTCCTTGTCACAGACAGAATGCTTGCGATGTTTAGTCGTAAAACATCACGCAAATAG
- the infA gene encoding translation initiation factor IF-1 translates to MIETSGVIEKEQGNGFYLVTLEQPEGHQCLCRAAGKLTKFRIKLLAGDKVLVEISPYDLTRGRITYRERNAGGGSRGPRSGNRPGGPRRK, encoded by the coding sequence ATGATTGAAACATCAGGTGTGATTGAAAAAGAACAAGGGAATGGCTTTTATTTAGTTACTCTAGAGCAGCCAGAAGGTCATCAGTGCTTATGTAGAGCCGCTGGAAAACTAACTAAATTCAGGATTAAATTGCTTGCTGGAGATAAGGTTTTAGTTGAGATAAGTCCATACGACTTAACTAGAGGAAGAATAACTTATAGAGAACGCAATGCAGGTGGAGGATCAAGAGGTCCTCGTTCGGGTAATAGACCCGGAGGACCACGGCGTAAATAA
- a CDS encoding FAD-dependent oxidoreductase: protein MGDENKKNRPQVENLVIIGSGPAGYTAAIYAARANLQPLLITGFERGGIPGGQLMTTTFVENYPGFPDGIKGPELMDLIKAQAIRWGTKLLEEDAEKIELKTRPFLIRTSSENILTNSLIIATGASANKLGLTNEPLFWSKGISACAICDGATPQFRKEELVVVGGGDSACEEAVYLTKYGSHVHLLVRSTHLKATAAMSDRVISNPQISIHFETEIIDIEGNDWLNTIHIRSKLSGKKNVIKAKGLFYAIGHTPNTDLFDSEIEKDEKGYIITKPGRPETSISGVFAAGDVADPEWRQGITAAGSGCQAALAAERWLSQNNLASIIKRHPSEPAPSELIESDAITTANTFDENHIWQKGSYPLRKLYHESQKPLLVIYTSANCGPCHVLKPQLKRVLKELEGKALGVEIDIEVDQEIAKQAGINGTPTIQLFQSKNLIKEWKGVKQRSIFKEAIYDLIKVDS from the coding sequence ATGGGCGATGAAAATAAAAAAAACAGACCTCAGGTAGAGAATCTGGTCATTATCGGTTCTGGGCCTGCAGGCTATACCGCTGCCATTTATGCGGCAAGAGCAAATTTGCAACCTTTACTAATAACTGGTTTTGAAAGAGGAGGTATTCCTGGAGGACAGTTAATGACTACAACATTTGTTGAAAACTATCCAGGTTTCCCAGATGGGATAAAAGGTCCGGAGTTAATGGATTTAATAAAAGCCCAAGCCATTAGATGGGGCACAAAACTTTTAGAAGAAGATGCAGAAAAAATTGAGTTAAAAACAAGACCTTTCCTAATTAGAACTTCAAGTGAAAATATTCTTACAAATTCTTTAATCATTGCTACAGGAGCAAGTGCAAATAAACTTGGATTAACTAATGAGCCTTTATTCTGGAGTAAAGGAATTAGTGCATGTGCAATATGTGATGGTGCCACTCCGCAATTCCGTAAAGAAGAATTAGTAGTTGTAGGTGGTGGAGATTCAGCCTGTGAAGAAGCTGTTTATTTAACTAAATACGGAAGTCATGTTCATCTACTTGTTCGTTCAACACATCTAAAGGCTACTGCCGCAATGTCGGATAGAGTGATCTCCAATCCTCAAATAAGTATCCATTTCGAGACTGAAATAATTGATATTGAAGGAAATGATTGGTTAAATACTATTCATATAAGAAGCAAATTATCTGGGAAGAAGAATGTAATTAAAGCCAAAGGTCTTTTTTATGCTATTGGTCATACTCCAAATACAGATCTATTTGATTCTGAAATAGAAAAAGATGAAAAAGGTTACATAATAACTAAGCCTGGGAGACCAGAAACTTCCATCTCAGGAGTATTTGCCGCCGGTGACGTTGCTGACCCAGAATGGCGGCAAGGAATAACTGCTGCTGGAAGTGGTTGCCAGGCTGCTTTGGCTGCAGAAAGGTGGCTTAGCCAAAACAATCTTGCTTCAATAATAAAAAGGCATCCCTCTGAACCAGCTCCATCTGAGCTAATTGAATCTGACGCAATAACAACAGCAAATACATTCGATGAAAATCACATCTGGCAAAAAGGTAGTTATCCACTCAGAAAGCTATATCACGAGAGTCAAAAGCCTCTATTAGTTATTTACACTTCAGCGAACTGCGGACCATGTCATGTATTAAAACCTCAATTAAAAAGAGTCCTGAAAGAGTTAGAAGGAAAAGCTCTTGGAGTTGAAATTGATATAGAAGTAGATCAAGAGATTGCTAAGCAAGCTGGCATTAATGGAACTCCAACTATCCAACTCTTTCAATCAAAAAATCTTATTAAAGAATGGAAAGGCGTAAAACAAAGATCAATCTTCAAAGAAGCTATATATGATCTTATAAAGGTTGATTCCTAA
- a CDS encoding Re/Si-specific NAD(P)(+) transhydrogenase subunit alpha, whose amino-acid sequence MPSLLIPLDSVPGETRVAATPETVKKFLDLGCTVCVQQGAGVLAGFSDENYMKAGAEVVSLEESNLFITIDLVLCVNTPQLEFLSKLKSKTLIVGLLSPYGNLDLGESLKVNELSALALELLPRISRAQSSDALSSQANIAGYKSVLLAASALDRYFPMLMTAAGTVQPAKVVVLGAGVAGLQAVATAKRLGAVVYVSDIRPAVKEQVESLGARFIAPPEIEDSPSESAGYARQASEAFLNAQRKQLKEQLSEADVAICTAQVPGKKAPRLLNEEMLDGMRPGSVVIDLAVAQGGNCAGTKPGETIVRKGVNLIGASNLPSSVPNHASVLYSRNLFSLIHPFLKDGNLLLDTNDELINGSLISHNGFLRHEAVFNSGEKI is encoded by the coding sequence TTGCCAAGTTTATTAATTCCTCTTGATTCAGTTCCGGGTGAGACCCGTGTTGCTGCAACGCCTGAAACGGTTAAAAAGTTTCTTGACCTTGGATGTACTGTTTGCGTTCAGCAAGGGGCTGGAGTATTGGCTGGCTTTTCGGATGAAAACTATATGAAAGCTGGAGCAGAAGTGGTTTCTTTAGAGGAATCAAATCTTTTCATCACAATTGATTTGGTTCTTTGCGTGAATACCCCGCAATTAGAGTTTTTGTCAAAATTAAAATCGAAAACTTTGATAGTGGGATTACTTTCCCCTTATGGCAATTTGGATTTGGGAGAATCTTTAAAAGTTAACGAACTTTCAGCTTTAGCACTTGAACTCCTTCCTAGAATTAGCCGAGCACAGTCATCAGATGCACTTTCATCTCAGGCCAATATTGCAGGCTACAAATCAGTTTTATTAGCTGCTAGTGCTCTAGATAGATATTTCCCAATGTTGATGACAGCTGCTGGTACTGTCCAGCCAGCAAAAGTTGTTGTTTTGGGTGCAGGTGTGGCTGGGCTTCAAGCAGTTGCTACAGCAAAAAGACTTGGGGCAGTTGTATATGTGAGTGATATTCGTCCTGCAGTAAAAGAACAAGTTGAATCTTTGGGGGCAAGATTTATAGCTCCGCCAGAAATTGAAGATAGCCCTAGCGAATCTGCAGGATATGCACGTCAGGCTTCCGAGGCATTTCTAAATGCTCAACGTAAGCAATTAAAAGAGCAATTATCAGAAGCTGATGTTGCTATTTGTACTGCTCAAGTCCCAGGCAAAAAAGCACCTCGTCTTTTGAATGAGGAGATGTTGGATGGTATGAGGCCTGGTTCAGTGGTAATTGATCTTGCTGTAGCTCAAGGAGGAAATTGTGCTGGAACTAAACCTGGAGAAACAATTGTCAGGAAAGGGGTAAATCTTATAGGTGCATCAAATTTGCCATCTAGTGTGCCTAATCATGCGAGTGTTTTGTATTCAAGGAATTTGTTTTCTTTAATTCATCCATTCCTAAAGGATGGAAATTTGTTGCTTGACACAAACGATGAACTTATTAATGGTTCTTTAATTAGTCACAATGGCTTCCTTCGGCATGAAGCAGTATTTAATTCAGGAGAGAAAATCTAA